The following DNA comes from Haloferax mediterranei ATCC 33500.
CTTGTACACTTTCGTGCCGGGGAAGAGCACGCCCTCTTGATGCACGTCGGTCGAGTCGAGGACGTAGCCGGAGTCTTTCGCCCCGAGGTCGAGCCAGTGCGCTCGGCACGTCGTGTAGCCGATGAGTTCGTCGTCGTGGAAGACCGGCGCGAAAAGAAGCACGTCGAGGGTGTGCGTTCCGCTCCAGTAGGGATAGTTCATGATGAGCACGTCCCCCGGATTCATGTTCTCCTCGCCGACGTGTTCGACCGCTTTCTCGATGCCGTAGTCGTTCGCGCCGAGGAACAACGCGAGTCCCGGCGAGTCGGCGATGAGGTTGAGGTCCTTGTCGAACACCGAGATTCCGAAGTCGAGAATCTCGTAGATGATGGTGTTGTACGCGGTTCTGATTAGCGTTCGTTGCATCTCGGTCGCGGCCGACGTGAGGTAGTTCCGGATAACCTCGACGGTCGCCGCGTCGATATCGTGTTGTGCGCTCATTGGTCGCCTCCGGTGGTAATAGTGATGTGTCCGTACTCGTCGACCGTCGCGGTCTGGTCGGAGTGGAAGACGAGCGAGGTGGTCGGTTCAGTGACGACGGTGGGTCCGGCGAGTTCGTCGCCCGGTGCCAGGTCACTGCGTTGGTACACGTCGAAGTCAACGAATTCGTTCTCGGCGAAACAGTACGCGCTGCGGCTGCCGACAGGTTCGAGTTCGCCCTCCGTCCGTGGGTCCTCGGGGTCGAGGCTCGGCTTGTCGTTTTCGCCCACCGCACGGACGCGGAGGTGGACAGCCTGTACAGGGTCGTCCATGGTGTGGCCGTATCGAGTCTCGTGTTGCGCTTCGAACCGTTCGGCGAGTTCGGCGATAGATTCGACGCCGTCCGCGTTCACTTCGACCGTGTGTTCCTGACCGAAGTACCGCATCTCGACCGCGCGCTCGATTTCCTGTCTGGATTCTTCGATGCCTTCGCTTTCGAGCGTTTCACGACCCTCGTCTTCCAGTTCGGAAAACTCGGATTCGAGGGTTTCGAGGTCGATATCGTCGAGGACGGCGATATGCGTCTGCGAGAAGTCGTAGACGACATCGGCCATCAGCATTCCCCACGCGGAGAAGACCGAGGGGGCCTGCGGGACGAGCACTTCGTTGACGCCGATTTCACGCGCGAGAAGCGGGACGAACATCGGTCCGGCACCGCCGTAGGCGACCATCGAGAAGTCCCGCGGGTCGAGTCCCTTTTCGACCGTGATTTCGCGAATCGCCCCGACGGTGTTTGCAAGCGCAACGTCGAAAACGCCCTTACTCGCTTCGTGGACCGACATCCCGAGCGGGTCCGCCAACTTCGATTCGATACCGTCGAGTGCTGCGGCTTCCGCCGTCTCCATCTCGCCGCCGAGGAAGTCGTTCGGGTCGAGGAAGCCGAGGGCGAGTGCGGCATCGGTGACGGTCGGTTCGGTTCCGCCGTTGTCGTAACAGATGGGACCGGGGTCAGCGCCGGCACTTTGCGGCCCGACTTTGAGGAGTTCACCATCGAGCCACGCGATAGAGCCGCCGCCGGCACCGATTGTCCGGATGTCGTAGACTGGAATCATCATCGGTTGATGTTCGAGCGACGAATCGTACTTCACCACGGGAGAGCCGTCCTCGATGACTGCGGCGTCGAGGCTCGTCCCACCCATATCCACGGTAATCAGGTTCTCTCTACCGGTTACGTTGCCCACGTGGGACGCGCCAATAAGTCCCCCCGCGGGACCGGAAAGAATCGTGTGTACTGGTGCGGTTTTCGCGCTTTCTGCGGTAAGCGTGCCACCACCAGAGCGAGTGATGAAAAACGACCCGTCGAAGCCGCTCTGTCCGAGGTTCGAATCGAGCGTATCGACGTAGTTCTCGAAAATCGGTTTGATGTAGCCGTCGAGAACGGCCGTGCTCGTCCGCTCGTATTCGCGGTATTCGCCGCTGATGTCGCTTGAGACGGAGACACTGACCTCGGGCCGGGTTTCGCGGACGATTTGCGCTGCGGCCTGTTCGTGTTGGTCGTTCTGGTACGAGTGGAGGAAACAGATTGCGATGGACTCGACCCCCTGTTCGTCGACGAGGTACGCCGCGGCATCGCGAACAGCGTCAGTATCGAGTTCTTCGACGACCGCCCCGCTGGCATTCAACCGGCCGGGAACACCAACCCGTCGCCGACGGGGGACGAGGGACGCGGGTTTCTGATAGTTGATGTCGTACATCGCGTCGCGTTCGAGGTTCGTTCGGCCGATTTCGTACACGTCCTCGAACCCCTCGTTCGTGATGATACCGGTCTTTGCGCCGTCTCGTTCGAGGACCGCGTTGAGTCCGAGCGTGGTCCCGTGGACGAAGGCTTCGGTCTCTTCGAGCGAAGCGCCGACTTTCCCGACTGAGTTGAGCACTCCTTTCGATGGTTGTTGGGATGTCGTCGCCGCCTTCTCGAGGTCGATACTCCGAGTCTCGCGGTCGAACGTAATCGCATCGACGAAGGTACCACCGATGTCGACTGCGAGCCGTTGCGTCTTGCTATCTCTACTCACGAAAGAGACGTTTCGTCGGATCAGTAAAATACTTTTCGCAGGTTTGAACAATATGTTCGTTATATCGTACAAATCGGGCTAGGATAGACATTATAGTGAACGATTAGAAGAGTAGTTGCCTCCGCATCGTTTGAATTATAGAAAAATTTAAGTATATGTGGAATGCTGCTAGGTATCATGTCGGAGAGTAACAAGAGCCACATGTGCCGCCGCACACTGCTAAAATACAGTGCATTAGCGAGTACAGGGACGCTCCTTGCCGGTTGTACCGGAAATCAAGAACCGGCAACGACGACCCACGGTTCGGATACGACTGCGGGCCAAACTGACAATAAGTCCGGAAGTAGTGACGAATCGTCGACTGATGGCGAGTTTACCTACGTTACCACGATTACCCCGAGTTCACTCGACCCGATGAAGGGGTCGGATAACTTGGAGACAATCCTGCTCCACAACGTCTACGACCCACTTCTCTACTACACGAACGAGACGCCGCCACAAATCCAGACGTGGCTTGCGTCCAACTGGTCGGTCGACGACGACAACAAGACGTACACTTTCGAACTCCGCGACGACGCGACGTTCCACAACGGTGACCCCGTGACCGCTTCCGACGTGAAGTATTCGGTCCGGCGGATGATGGACATGCAGCAGGGCGTCTCGTGGATGTGGTCGGGTATCCTCTCACCGGAAAACGTCGAAATCGTCGACGAGAAGACGGTGAAGATGACCACGAACGAAATCTTCGCACCGTTCCCGTTTACGCTCCCATTCCTCTACATCCTGAACAAATCACAGGTCGAAGCGAACACGAAAAGCGACGGACAGTTCGGCGCAAACGGAGACTACGGGACAGAATGGCTCGAAGACAACGACGCCGGAAGCGGGGCCTACAAGCTAGCCAAGCGCGACCGGAAGCAGCAGGTCGTTATCGAACGGAACGAGGATTGGTGGGGGACCTTCCCCGACAACGGCTATGAGAGTGTGACGGCCGATATGGTTCAGGAGACGGCCACCGTCGCCGGGAAGGTCAAACAGGGTGCGGAGATGTCCGACCAGTGGCTCCCCCTCGACACGTACACCGAACTGGCTCAAACCGACGGCGTGAAAGTGAGTGCGAAGGCGACGTTCACTCCCTTCTACATCTACATGCACACCCAGCGCGAACCGCTGAACGACGTGCACGTCCGAAAGGCGATTTCGTACGCCTTCGACTACGAAACTGCGCTCAACGACGTGATGTTCGGTGATTCCGAACACCTGAAGGGACCGCTTCCGGGGGCGATGTGGAGCCACACGGAGGACCTCGAAACGTACGAAACCGACCTCGAAAAAGCGAAAGCTGAACTGGAGAAGTCCGAGTACTCCGCCAGCGATATCGACCTCACGTACACGTACGTCACCGGACTGACTACCGAGAAAAACATGGGACTGCTCCTCCAGTCGAACCTCCAAAAGCTCGGCGCGAGCGTGAGCATCGAGAAAGCACCCTGGTCGAAAATCACCGAGATGGTGACCAGCAAAGAGTCCACGCCCGACATGCTGGCAATTTACCTCTCGTTTAGCTACGCTGACCCGGACACGTTCCTCTACCCCGCGTGGCACAGTGATTCCCACGGGTCGTGGACCAGCGCCTCGTGGTACCAAAACGACCGCGTGGACGAACTCCTGACGAAGGCTCGGCGAACCGTCTCGAAGGAAAATCGGATTCCGCTCTACGAGGAGGCACAGCGAGTCATTGCCGACGAAGCACCCGCACTTTTCGTGATGAATCAGGCGACGAGAAACGCGCTCGCCGGGTCCGTAAAGGGGTTCGAAGACAACGGAATCACCGGCTACCGCCAGACCTTCCACTGGCTCCACGAGGGCTGAGGCGCGACAATGGGCTACAAGGAGTACCTGATAAAACGGGGGCTGTCGACAGTTCCGATGTTCGTCGCCCTCTCGATGCTCATCTTTACGCTGGCGAGAGTCATCCCCGGGCGACCCGCGAGACTGGCGCTCGGGCCTCGGGCGAGCGACGAAGCCGTCCAGCAACTCCGCGAGCAGATGGGCCTGAACGACCCGCTCTGGATACAGTACATCGATTATCTGAGTGGGCTGGTGCAAGGCGACCTCGGCCAGTCGCTCATCTCGAATCGGAACGTCGCGGCGGACCTCGTGGAGTTCTTCCCCGCGACGTTCGAGTTGACGACGCTCGGGATGCTCATCGCGGTTCTCGTTGGGGTTCCACTCGGCGTGGTTGCCGGGATGAACAAGGACGGTTGGCAGGACAACCTGAGCCGAGTATTTTCGTTCTTCAACGTCTCGCTTCCACCGTTCTGGGCAGGCATTCTGCTCCAGTTGGTCTTCGCCTTCTGGTTAGGGTGGCTTCCGGCGACGAGTCGGCTGGGCGATGTGAGTCCGTTGCCCATCGAGGTGACGGGACTCCTGCTCGTCGATAGCGCGCTCGCGTTCAACGTCGATGCGTTCACGAGCGCGGCAGCGCACCTGCTCCTCCCCGCGATTACGCTCAGCCTCGCGCCGATGGCGGACATCGCCCGCATGACGCGGTCGAGTTTCATCGAGGAGTACGACAAGGATTACGTCGAAGGGT
Coding sequences within:
- a CDS encoding hydantoinase/oxoprolinase family protein produces the protein MSRDSKTQRLAVDIGGTFVDAITFDRETRSIDLEKAATTSQQPSKGVLNSVGKVGASLEETEAFVHGTTLGLNAVLERDGAKTGIITNEGFEDVYEIGRTNLERDAMYDINYQKPASLVPRRRRVGVPGRLNASGAVVEELDTDAVRDAAAYLVDEQGVESIAICFLHSYQNDQHEQAAAQIVRETRPEVSVSVSSDISGEYREYERTSTAVLDGYIKPIFENYVDTLDSNLGQSGFDGSFFITRSGGGTLTAESAKTAPVHTILSGPAGGLIGASHVGNVTGRENLITVDMGGTSLDAAVIEDGSPVVKYDSSLEHQPMMIPVYDIRTIGAGGGSIAWLDGELLKVGPQSAGADPGPICYDNGGTEPTVTDAALALGFLDPNDFLGGEMETAEAAALDGIESKLADPLGMSVHEASKGVFDVALANTVGAIREITVEKGLDPRDFSMVAYGGAGPMFVPLLAREIGVNEVLVPQAPSVFSAWGMLMADVVYDFSQTHIAVLDDIDLETLESEFSELEDEGRETLESEGIEESRQEIERAVEMRYFGQEHTVEVNADGVESIAELAERFEAQHETRYGHTMDDPVQAVHLRVRAVGENDKPSLDPEDPRTEGELEPVGSRSAYCFAENEFVDFDVYQRSDLAPGDELAGPTVVTEPTTSLVFHSDQTATVDEYGHITITTGGDQ
- a CDS encoding ABC transporter substrate-binding protein, which produces MSESNKSHMCRRTLLKYSALASTGTLLAGCTGNQEPATTTHGSDTTAGQTDNKSGSSDESSTDGEFTYVTTITPSSLDPMKGSDNLETILLHNVYDPLLYYTNETPPQIQTWLASNWSVDDDNKTYTFELRDDATFHNGDPVTASDVKYSVRRMMDMQQGVSWMWSGILSPENVEIVDEKTVKMTTNEIFAPFPFTLPFLYILNKSQVEANTKSDGQFGANGDYGTEWLEDNDAGSGAYKLAKRDRKQQVVIERNEDWWGTFPDNGYESVTADMVQETATVAGKVKQGAEMSDQWLPLDTYTELAQTDGVKVSAKATFTPFYIYMHTQREPLNDVHVRKAISYAFDYETALNDVMFGDSEHLKGPLPGAMWSHTEDLETYETDLEKAKAELEKSEYSASDIDLTYTYVTGLTTEKNMGLLLQSNLQKLGASVSIEKAPWSKITEMVTSKESTPDMLAIYLSFSYADPDTFLYPAWHSDSHGSWTSASWYQNDRVDELLTKARRTVSKENRIPLYEEAQRVIADEAPALFVMNQATRNALAGSVKGFEDNGITGYRQTFHWLHEG
- a CDS encoding ABC transporter permease — translated: MGYKEYLIKRGLSTVPMFVALSMLIFTLARVIPGRPARLALGPRASDEAVQQLREQMGLNDPLWIQYIDYLSGLVQGDLGQSLISNRNVAADLVEFFPATFELTTLGMLIAVLVGVPLGVVAGMNKDGWQDNLSRVFSFFNVSLPPFWAGILLQLVFAFWLGWLPATSRLGDVSPLPIEVTGLLLVDSALAFNVDAFTSAAAHLLLPAITLSLAPMADIARMTRSSFIEEYDKDYVEGLETHGIPNKLIAYKYVLRKSFASTLTIIGLDYGFLLGSAFVVEIVFSWPGMASYGVTAILQKDINAMVGVTLVIGGAFLFVNFVVDVLYGFFDPRVWHEGN